The Nitrospirota bacterium genome has a window encoding:
- a CDS encoding helix-turn-helix domain-containing protein encodes MSLISDWLKGCFTITELSVTYGVSRKTVYKWINRYDTD; translated from the coding sequence GTGAGTTTGATTTCGGACTGGCTTAAAGGTTGTTTCACAATCACAGAGCTTTCGGTTACTTACGGTGTCAGCCGCAAGACGGTCTATAAGTGGATCAACCGGTATGACACTGAT